AACCAATAGTACCTTCAGTTAACAAATAAATGCTCATAATAAGAACACCAATGGTTGAAGAAATAACTAGTACATTAGTTTTTATTTTATAGTTTACAGCTAAATTGACGACTGCAATTGTTGTAGTTAAGTAATAAATGTATGCAGCGATTCTATCCAAAGGATAATTACTATTAATCACCAGCTGCGGAAGGCCTAAACAAGGTATTAAGATCAAAATTAACAATGCTTTAGGCAAATAAATTACTTTTTTTAAAACAAGGTCAAAAATAAAAAATAGAATTATAGGTGCAGAAAAAATAGTTGAAGCACTCATACCTGAAAGTAATCTACCCGTCAAAAAATCAATAGGTACGCATAAACAAAACAAGAATATAACAAGGGTATTAATTTTTCTCATGATTAACTCCTGATAGTTCGTTATACATATTAAAATATTGTTTAGCAACTACATTAACATCGTATTTAGACTCTATTAATTTTCTAGAGTTATTGCCCATTTTATCAATACAATCGGATTTATTAACAAAAAACTGTATAGCATTTTTTATACCTAATATGTCTCCAGGATCAACTATTTTTCCGTTAAAATCATTTTGAACTATGTCCCTACTTCCAGGAATATCTGTGCCTATTAAAGGTAGACCAGAAGAAGATGCTTCAAGCAAAACATTAGGCAATCCTTCTGAATATGAGAGCAATAGAAATACATCAGATCTATTCATGATTTGATCAACATTGTCGACATTTCCAAGATACTTCACTTCAAGATTATTTTTGTTTTCATTTATATCTCTGAGTTTCTTTTCAAAATTTAAATCCTCCAGTAACGGACCACATAAAGTTAAGTTTGCTTTTTTATCTAACTTAATTGTGTTTAATGCTTCAAGTAAATCGTAAATCCCTTTCCTTCTGTTAATTGCACCTACATATAAAAGATCCACACTTTCAGATTCATTTATTTTTGATTCAACATTAAATTTTCTTGTGTCAACCCCATTCGGTATAAACCAAACTTTCGAATTTCCACTAATTGAGTTATTCAATAATTTTTGAATATCAGAACTTATTGCAATTAAATTTGTTGAATGTAATAAAAATCTTTGTCGAAATCTAATCCTTAATTTATTTATCATATTTTTGTTTTTTAACTCTCTACTGCTAAGTTCATCTTGTGCGATTTTTACAATTATAGGCTTGCTTGTTATAATACATCCAACTTTTGTGAAAAAAGCCTCTGGCCCAGCTTTTATACAATGAACTAATGGTATATTTTTTCTGTTTTTAATAATCCAAAGCAGTACTTTTAATGAAAATGAATAAAGGGTCTTTTTATTAGATTTACTGTAATCAAAGCCAAAGGATTTAACAGAAAAATTTTCCCCTTCATAACTTTTACCAAAAGCAGTTAAAATAATAAATTTGCGTTTTTTATCAACATTCTGCATTTCTTTAAGTATTGTAGATAATTGCTTTCCATAACCAGAATAATGCGGAGGGAATTTATAACAAACTATAGGTATCTTCATTTTTTTCTCCTATTTTTGAGTCAATGATCTAATAAATATCTGTAAATCAAAATTGAAAGTCATTATAAAAATATATATAAAATTCTTAAAGGTTTTTTCTTTTTTAAATCCTTCTATACTATATTTAAGAGAATTTTTAATATCACCGTTTTTATTATGTTTGTTGGCTATAAGTTTGTAATGATTAGCTTTTATAAATCGAAGTTCTTTTGATGTTAGCTGTTCGTATTTATTTGAGTATTTATTAAAAATATACTTGAATGCTTCCTTGTATTTATCCGTATCTATTGATATTTGATTAGAACTTGAGCGATTATAATAATTCACTTCAGGCGTTTTAACATAATCAACTAAACATAACTGACAAGACCTAATCCATAAATCATAATCTTGCATAGCTTTAAGGTTTGTATCAAATCCGCCAGCTTGTACAAAAATTTTTTTTCTCATCAAAACAGTTGAAGTAGTGCCAATATAATTCCTGAAAAAAATTTTTTTAGCTAAAGATCCTTTAAATTTAGGGATCGATTTAAATGATATATTTTTTTCTGGATATACTTGATTAATACCTGTATAGACTAAACCTGTACTTTTATTTTTACTCAAAATTTCTAATTGTTTTTGTATTTTTAAACTGTTCCAAGTATCATCATCATCTAAAAACGCAATAATATCGCTTTGAGATTTTTTCACACCAAAATTTCTTGCATAATTTCCACCCTTAGATTTTGGATAGTCAAAATATAAGATTCTGCTATCATTTTGTTGAAGTTTTCTCACTACATCTTGAGTTTTCTCATCTACTCCATCCGATACGACAATTATCTCAATATCTTTTTCAGTTTGAGATGTAACACTTTTAATTGCATCAGCTAACAATTCACTTCTTTTATAGGTAGGTATAATTACCGAAACTTTAGGCATACTTATTTTTCCTCGCTAATTGTTCTATATCGAATTTTTTTCCCAACTCATAGTCGAACTGATCTGGAGTGAACTTTATACAACCGCTCCATGGATAAAATGTCAATTCTCCAATATATAATTTTTTATTAACTTCATAAAAATCAACTCTTACAAACGGAAAATCTTTAGCTAAATTTTGTGATATTGCTATCATTCTTTTTAAATTTTCTGGCTTATCTATTGATGCAGAAGAGTTTGGCTTATCAGTTTTTATATCCTTAAAATCCCATTTTAAATTATAAAAATTTCTTTGATGATTGGTATGTCTAGATACGTCCACCCAAATATATTCAGGTGTACCATTAAAACATAATACTTTATAATCATTTAGACCATTTTTCTTTTGAAAAACGTCTTCGGCAATTAATAATTCTTCAACAATAATTTTTTGAGGTATATTTTTGTACGCCCATTCTCTTCCAATACTTAAAGTGTTTACTTTTTCCCATCCTTTTATCACTTTTTTTAATTCTTCTAAATTTACTTTAGATTTATTCGCTACAAATTCATTAGTACCTGATCCATTATTACATTTAATTGCAAAGGAGTTTGGGAGTGCTTCGAAATCAATTTCATCAACAGAATTAAATGCTGCGTATAATTTCGGAAGATATTCTCCGTAGCCTTTTTTCTCAATATATTGACGCATTAAATATTTGTCAGCGCATTGAGTCATTAAATCATTCTCATAATTTAACTTGTACCAGTGAATTTTTTCAGAAAATCGTTGTGGATCTTGTAAATTAGGTATTCTCCCTACTGATAAAAAATGCTGCATTTTTACAGCTGATTTATCTGGTAACACATCAAACAATGAATATAATTTATTTAACTTTAACTTCTTAATTAGTTTTTTCATACAAATCCTCTTTCACTATATTATTTTTACGCAATAACTTATCAGACACAAAAACCCACAATTTGTATGGTATTATATAAATTATCATTTGTGTTATTAATACATATAGAAAATCGAGGAATGTACAGTGTCCTCTTTTGAAAATTTGCAGTTGTACATCAATATAGCTTTTGCAATAACTCCAGCTTTTTCTTCTTCTGTAATTGTCCCTATTTGAACGAAATAATAGTAGTGATTCTGACAAATTTTCAGCATGATATCCTTTATTAATCATTCTTGAGAACAAATCTAAATCTTGCTTTCGTTTCATTTCACCATAGCCACCGGCAGTTTTAACTGCCGATTTTTTATACATGACAGTTGGATGATTAAAAGGACTTCTTCTTCTCATAAATTTTTTTATTGCTGAATATTCAGTTGGAACTACTCTAGAAGAAATTATTTTGTTTGGATCATCATAAAATTCATCAATCATTGTTCCTAATAATACAAGGTTAGGATTAGAATTGAATTTTTTTAATTGTAGTTCGCAACGATTAGGTAAAGAAATATCATCAGAATCCATTCTTGCAATCAATTCGTATTTACAATATTCAATCCCAATATCCAAGGCTTTACCTAAACCGACATTTTTTTCGAGTGGTATTGATTTAATTATATTAGGATTCTCAATTGATAATTTATTAATGACCATTTTAAGTTGCTTATTCAAAGGACCATCTTCTACAACTATAATTTCTTCTGGGCATACTGTTTGATCAAGCATGCTCTTTAAACTTGATTCTAGATTTTCTGGTGACTCTTTATCATATACTGACATTAGAACACTATACTTTTGCATTTAGATTCTCTTTTCTTTTTCAGTTTCAACAATAGATTCTTTAAAAGTAAAAATATTATAATTATATATTTTTTGCGAACTCATTTTTTTGTCATAGACTAAATCTCCAAAAATTTTTTTATATAATTTACTTTTAGATAAAAAGAAAATTAAAATTTTTGGTGTTTTCACAAAGAATACTTTTTTATTGTGATAACTTGCAATTTCTTTAACTATTTCTGAAGTTTTTACATATTCTTCGTTTTGAGGATATAAAAAACCATCCACTTCATTTATGATTACTTTCGATAAAAATTCGCACAAATTAGATACAAAAATCATACTTCTACTATTTTTTATATCAGGAAATAATAAAGTTTTTTTAGATATTTTTGATAATTTAGAAAAATTACCTTTACAATTAGGTCCATATACCATTGGAGGTCGTATGATTGAAATTTTAAAGTTATGATCTTGTAATTGTAAAAGACCTTCTTCTGCTTTCAACTTACTATCTGAATAATAATTAGACGGATTAGGTATTGTATTCAAATCTATTTTTTTATCTTTATTCGCGTTATAAACAATTATGCTACTAAGAAAAATAAAATGCTTTACACCATCTTTTTTAGCTTTTTGAGCAATTTTTATTGTTAAATCCGTATTTACTTCATAATAAATATTTTTTAAATTTTTATCGTTAGAATTATGTGCGATTCCAGAAACATGAACGATAGATTGAAATTTATTGAAATTTTCCTTTTTCCAACTATCTGTTCTAATACTTAATTTAGTATAAGTGATATCATTACTGTATCTTTCATCAATCCAATTGCTAAGAGCATTACCTATATAACTATTTTCGCCAGTAATCAAAATTGATTTCATTTTTTCTATCTTACTCCTTCGCACTTGCAGCTTCTTTTGATGAAATTGTTCCAGTACCACCTTCAACTACACCATCGCTTTTCAACACACTGAAAATCGTTGCAATGAAACAACGTGTATCCATGATAATCCCCATACGCTTAACATAATCGCCATCTAACTTCGCTTTGATTCCGATTGGTAGTTCATCTCGTCCGTTGATTTGTGCCCACCCTGTTAATCCTGGTAACGTATCATTCGCGCCATACTTATCGCGTTCATCAATCAAATCATATTGATTCCAAAGTGCAGGACGTGGTCCGACAAAGCTCATCTCACCTTTAAGAATATTGAATAGTTGTGGTAATTCATCGAGACTTGTCTTACGTAAGAATTTCCCGACACGTGTAATATAGACATCCGGATCAGCAAGCAAATGAGTCGGCGTATCCTGAGGTGTCTCGATATACATCGTCCGGAACTTCAAAATATTGAAATGACTCTTTTTCAGACCTACCCGTTTTTGTTTGAAGAAGACGGGTCCGCGAGATTCAAATTTGATTGCCCCCATGATGAAGAGGAAAACCGGGATCAACACGATACACGCTACCAGCGCCAAGAAAAACCCTAGCGAACGTTTAAACGCCATATAACTCATTTGCTTTAGCTCCTTATGTTTATACTAATTTTTTTTCTTTCATTGCGACATCGTTGGCGATATCGAGTAATACGTTCCGTAACTGAATCGGATTCAAGTGATGATTTTCGACCATTTGTAGAATTGCTTCTACCGGTTCGACCTGTTTTGTCCGTCCTACGAAAATCTTCGGATAGATTGCTTCCGGATCGACTTCTCCATCTTTCAGCAACTCTTCATACATCTTTTCACCTGGACGAATGCCCGAGAAGACGATTGGCATCTCATCTTCCGTAAACCCACTTAATTCAATCATGTTCTTCGCAAGATCAACGATTTTAACCGGTTCTCCCATATCAAGGACGAAAACTTCTCCCCCATCCGCTAAGATACCCGCTTGAATGACAAGACGGCTTGCTTCTGGAATCGTCATGAAAAAACGCGTCATTTCTGGATGCGTCACGGTGACCGGCCCACCGCCCGCGATCTGTGACTTAAAGAGTGGAATGACCGAGCCGCGGCTTCCTAAAACATTTCCGAATCGGACGACAGCGAATTTCGTTTCACTTCGTTTTCCTAAATCCTGAACGATCATCTCGGCAATTCGCTTCGTCGAACCCATGACGTTCGTCGGGTTGACTGCCTTATCCGTTGAAATCATGACGAACCGCTCGACCTGATGTAAATGAGCAACTTCCGCGACATTTTTCGTTCCATATACATTGTTCTTGACCGACTCATATGGATTTGCTTCCATTAATGGCACATGTTTATGTGCTGCTGCATGGAAGACGACATCTGGTCGATGTTGTGTAAAGATGTCTTCTAATCGCATTCGATCTTGTACATCTGCGATAACCGGTACTAAGTTGATTGATGTCTGCAGAGCACGTAGTTCTCGTTCAATCAAATAAATACTGTTCTCCCCGTGACCGAGCAAGAGAAGCGTCGTTGGATTAAACTGAATGATTTGACGACAGATTTCTGATCCGATTGATCCACCTGCACCTGTAACGAGAACTGTTCGTCCTTCGATTTCTCCTTTAATCCCGGAAATATCCAACTCGACCGGTTCACGTCCAAGTAAATCGGCAATCGAGACGTCCCGAATTGCGTTGACCGAGATTTTTCCGGTGACGAGTTCTTCGATCATCGGCAACGTTTGAACATCCTCGCAAAGCGTTTTCGCTTCCGTGATCAATTCAATCCGCCGTTGTTGCGACAATGAAGGAATCGCTAAGACAATCGCTTCAATTTTGTGTCGCTCGATGACTGCTTTTAAATCGTTCGTCGTACCAGCGACTTCAAGTCCTTGAATCATGAAATGCAGATTCTTTGGATCATCGTCTACGAATGCGACTGGCTTCAGTTCATGGAATGGTGATGCATATAGCTGTCTCACCAATGCTCGACCTGCGCGTCCAGCACCGATGACAAGCGTCCGTTTCCGTGACTTCACCATCCGTCTTGGTAGTGCATATTTGCGCCAGTGCTGACCCACACCAAGTAGCCGTAACGTGACACGAATTGCTCCTAGTAATAAGAGACTGATTATAAAACTCAGAATCGTGATTCGTTCCAATACTTGACCGAACATCGTCACTTGAACCATCACGAGTCCAAGTGAACTAAGAGCGAGTGATAACGATAACGTCATCGCTTCCTGAATACTTGCATACTTCCAATTGACGCGATACAACTTCATCGCAAAAGCAATAATCACGAACAGCACCGCAAAGATAGCCGCTGATTGTAACAAAGAACGACTATCGATGGTTTGGAATAATTCCTTCGGATATAAGAAAAAATAAGCAAATCCCATTGCGATGACGAGTGCGATTGCGTCTAAACAGGCCAGTGTGATCGTTCGGATATAATAATAGATCTTCACTACCTTTGGTCTCCTCTCTCCTGAATCAAAGTATCTTTATACAAGTGAAGATTTCGCTTCATACATAGCTAATAATTCCTTCATCATGGCTGCGACCTCTTCGCTCAAATCCTCACGGTTCAACGCAAATTCAAGTGTCGTTTGGATGAAGCCTAATTTTTCGCCGACATCATAGCGCTTTCCATCAAATTCGTACGCAAAGACACGTTGCATCTCATTCAATCGTGTGATTGCATCCGTCAATTGGATTTCTCCACCTGAACCTTCTTCCTGTGTTTCCAGGTACTTAAAGATTTCTGGTGTCAATAAGTAGCGACCAAGAATCGCTAGATTAGAAGGTGCCGTTCCTGGTGCCGGTTTTTCGACGAATGATTTTACTTTATGTAACTGATTCGAGATGCTTGTTCCTGGATCGACAATCCCATAACGATGCGTATCCTTATCTGCTACCGGTTGCACACCGATGATCGAGCTGTTCGTGATCTCGTATTGCTCAATCAATTGACGCGTACATGGTGTCTCTGCTTGAACGATGTCATCGCCGAGCATGACGACGAATGGTTCATTCCCGACGAATGCTTTCGCCTGCAAGATCGCATCTCCTAGACCTTTAGGTTTTGACTGACGAATGAAATGAATATTGATGTTCGTCGTTGCCTCAA
This window of the Exiguobacterium acetylicum genome carries:
- a CDS encoding glycosyltransferase, whose translation is MQKYSVLMSVYDKESPENLESSLKSMLDQTVCPEEIIVVEDGPLNKQLKMVINKLSIENPNIIKSIPLEKNVGLGKALDIGIEYCKYELIARMDSDDISLPNRCELQLKKFNSNPNLVLLGTMIDEFYDDPNKIISSRVVPTEYSAIKKFMRRRSPFNHPTVMYKKSAVKTAGGYGEMKRKQDLDLFSRMINKGYHAENLSESLLLFRSNRDNYRRRKSWSYCKSYIDVQLQIFKRGHCTFLDFLYVLITQMIIYIIPYKLWVFVSDKLLRKNNIVKEDLYEKTN
- a CDS encoding polysaccharide biosynthesis protein; the encoded protein is MKIYYYIRTITLACLDAIALVIAMGFAYFFLYPKELFQTIDSRSLLQSAAIFAVLFVIIAFAMKLYRVNWKYASIQEAMTLSLSLALSSLGLVMVQVTMFGQVLERITILSFIISLLLLGAIRVTLRLLGVGQHWRKYALPRRMVKSRKRTLVIGAGRAGRALVRQLYASPFHELKPVAFVDDDPKNLHFMIQGLEVAGTTNDLKAVIERHKIEAIVLAIPSLSQQRRIELITEAKTLCEDVQTLPMIEELVTGKISVNAIRDVSIADLLGREPVELDISGIKGEIEGRTVLVTGAGGSIGSEICRQIIQFNPTTLLLLGHGENSIYLIERELRALQTSINLVPVIADVQDRMRLEDIFTQHRPDVVFHAAAHKHVPLMEANPYESVKNNVYGTKNVAEVAHLHQVERFVMISTDKAVNPTNVMGSTKRIAEMIVQDLGKRSETKFAVVRFGNVLGSRGSVIPLFKSQIAGGGPVTVTHPEMTRFFMTIPEASRLVIQAGILADGGEVFVLDMGEPVKIVDLAKNMIELSGFTEDEMPIVFSGIRPGEKMYEELLKDGEVDPEAIYPKIFVGRTKQVEPVEAILQMVENHHLNPIQLRNVLLDIANDVAMKEKKLV
- a CDS encoding sugar transferase, with the protein product MSYMAFKRSLGFFLALVACIVLIPVFLFIMGAIKFESRGPVFFKQKRVGLKKSHFNILKFRTMYIETPQDTPTHLLADPDVYITRVGKFLRKTSLDELPQLFNILKGEMSFVGPRPALWNQYDLIDERDKYGANDTLPGLTGWAQINGRDELPIGIKAKLDGDYVKRMGIIMDTRCFIATIFSVLKSDGVVEGGTGTISSKEAASAKE
- a CDS encoding NAD-dependent epimerase/dehydratase family protein — protein: MKSILITGENSYIGNALSNWIDERYSNDITYTKLSIRTDSWKKENFNKFQSIVHVSGIAHNSNDKNLKNIYYEVNTDLTIKIAQKAKKDGVKHFIFLSSIIVYNANKDKKIDLNTIPNPSNYYSDSKLKAEEGLLQLQDHNFKISIIRPPMVYGPNCKGNFSKLSKISKKTLLFPDIKNSRSMIFVSNLCEFLSKVIINEVDGFLYPQNEEYVKTSEIVKEIASYHNKKVFFVKTPKILIFFLSKSKLYKKIFGDLVYDKKMSSQKIYNYNIFTFKESIVETEKEKRI
- the galU gene encoding UTP--glucose-1-phosphate uridylyltransferase GalU, whose protein sequence is MKVKKAVIPAAGLGTRFLPATKAMPKEMLPIVDKPTIQYIIEEAIESGIEDILIITGKGKRAIEDHFDSVPELEANLISKNKSELLYLVEATTNINIHFIRQSKPKGLGDAILQAKAFVGNEPFVVMLGDDIVQAETPCTRQLIEQYEITNSSIIGVQPVADKDTHRYGIVDPGTSISNQLHKVKSFVEKPAPGTAPSNLAILGRYLLTPEIFKYLETQEEGSGGEIQLTDAITRLNEMQRVFAYEFDGKRYDVGEKLGFIQTTLEFALNREDLSEEVAAMMKELLAMYEAKSSLV
- a CDS encoding glycosyltransferase family 2 protein — protein: MPKVSVIIPTYKRSELLADAIKSVTSQTEKDIEIIVVSDGVDEKTQDVVRKLQQNDSRILYFDYPKSKGGNYARNFGVKKSQSDIIAFLDDDDTWNSLKIQKQLEILSKNKSTGLVYTGINQVYPEKNISFKSIPKFKGSLAKKIFFRNYIGTTSTVLMRKKIFVQAGGFDTNLKAMQDYDLWIRSCQLCLVDYVKTPEVNYYNRSSSNQISIDTDKYKEAFKYIFNKYSNKYEQLTSKELRFIKANHYKLIANKHNKNGDIKNSLKYSIEGFKKEKTFKNFIYIFIMTFNFDLQIFIRSLTQK
- a CDS encoding ATP-grasp fold amidoligase family protein: MKKLIKKLKLNKLYSLFDVLPDKSAVKMQHFLSVGRIPNLQDPQRFSEKIHWYKLNYENDLMTQCADKYLMRQYIEKKGYGEYLPKLYAAFNSVDEIDFEALPNSFAIKCNNGSGTNEFVANKSKVNLEELKKVIKGWEKVNTLSIGREWAYKNIPQKIIVEELLIAEDVFQKKNGLNDYKVLCFNGTPEYIWVDVSRHTNHQRNFYNLKWDFKDIKTDKPNSSASIDKPENLKRMIAISQNLAKDFPFVRVDFYEVNKKLYIGELTFYPWSGCIKFTPDQFDYELGKKFDIEQLARKNKYA
- a CDS encoding glycosyltransferase, encoding MKIPIVCYKFPPHYSGYGKQLSTILKEMQNVDKKRKFIILTAFGKSYEGENFSVKSFGFDYSKSNKKTLYSFSLKVLLWIIKNRKNIPLVHCIKAGPEAFFTKVGCIITSKPIIVKIAQDELSSRELKNKNMINKLRIRFRQRFLLHSTNLIAISSDIQKLLNNSISGNSKVWFIPNGVDTRKFNVESKINESESVDLLYVGAINRRKGIYDLLEALNTIKLDKKANLTLCGPLLEDLNFEKKLRDINENKNNLEVKYLGNVDNVDQIMNRSDVFLLLSYSEGLPNVLLEASSSGLPLIGTDIPGSRDIVQNDFNGKIVDPGDILGIKNAIQFFVNKSDCIDKMGNNSRKLIESKYDVNVVAKQYFNMYNELSGVNHEKN